A stretch of the Candidatus Margulisiibacteriota bacterium genome encodes the following:
- a CDS encoding 2-C-methyl-D-erythritol 4-phosphate cytidylyltransferase has translation MILDAVSETRAHRAVIVGMPVKDTIKLVNDERLVSNTLDRELLWQVQTPQVFEASLIKEAYERAEKLGITATDDARLVERLGEKVKMINGSYENIKITTQEDLILGEAILSSRQRQ, from the coding sequence ATGATACTGGACGCGGTCAGCGAGACCAGGGCCCACAGAGCGGTTATTGTGGGGATGCCTGTCAAGGACACTATTAAACTGGTAAATGATGAAAGACTGGTATCCAATACCCTTGACCGCGAACTGCTCTGGCAGGTACAGACGCCGCAGGTGTTTGAGGCCTCTCTTATCAAGGAAGCTTATGAGCGGGCGGAAAAACTCGGGATAACTGCAACCGATGACGCAAGACTGGTGGAGCGCCTCGGTGAAAAAGTTAAGATGATAAACGGCTCTTACGAGAACATTAAAATAACAACGCAGGAAGACCTTATACTGGGAGAAGCGATATTAAGCTCAAGACAGCGGCAATAG
- a CDS encoding sulfite exporter TauE/SafE family protein: MGGGIIMVPAMVYFLSMTQHRAQGTSLTVIIPTAAVGAMYYGRAGHINLHYVIWLSIGSFAGAYLGSFWAGKLSERSLKIIYAVFMIAVGIKMFL, from the coding sequence ATAGGAGGGGGCATCATCATGGTGCCTGCCATGGTGTATTTTTTGTCCATGACACAGCACAGGGCGCAAGGGACATCCCTTACGGTCATTATACCGACAGCGGCGGTGGGAGCAATGTATTACGGACGGGCCGGCCATATTAATTTACATTATGTGATCTGGCTGTCTATCGGGAGTTTTGCCGGAGCCTATCTGGGCAGCTTTTGGGCGGGAAAGCTTTCGGAGCGCTCGCTCAAGATAATTTATGCGGTCTTCATGATCGCTGTAGGGATAAAGATGTTCTTATGA
- a CDS encoding sulfite exporter TauE/SafE family protein has translation MSTATLLLVIAAGGLTGVFSGLLGVGGGTILIPAAVFILGASQHLAQGVSLAVIIPTAFMGAYAYYMRDQVDLQKALYLILGSVIGAYLGSALACSFCSRDLKMIFGLFLIATAVKLLKDVLSR, from the coding sequence ATGAGCACAGCAACACTATTGCTGGTGATAGCGGCGGGGGGTCTTACAGGGGTCTTTAGCGGGCTTCTGGGAGTGGGCGGGGGCACCATCCTGATACCTGCGGCCGTCTTTATACTTGGCGCTTCGCAGCATCTTGCTCAGGGAGTATCCCTTGCCGTCATCATCCCGACGGCTTTTATGGGCGCTTACGCCTACTATATGAGAGATCAGGTGGATCTTCAAAAAGCACTGTACCTTATCCTTGGTTCGGTTATTGGAGCCTATCTTGGGTCTGCGCTTGCCTGCTCTTTTTGCTCAAGGGACCTCAAAATGATCTTCGGTTTATTTTTGATCGCGACCGCGGTAAAATTATTAAAAGATGTACTATCCAGATAA
- the trpE gene encoding anthranilate synthase component I, translating to MYYPDKKDFLKLAKKGNLIPICRNIMADIETPVSAFAKIEGRYSFLLESVEGGQNVGRYSFLGCEPYMLFQSKNDEIRITAFDKKKRTEVLKGDPFEVLKKLMKEHRPMKVEGLPRFHGGAVGYIAYDAVRFIENIPDKNPDDLGLADIQLLFTDTIIAFDHVKHMINVISNARIKNDPSASYDLAVKKIEEIIRRLKAPVKLKQLELPDEPPEFRLSSNFTKIEFEQNVVKAKEYIKAGDIIQVVPSQRFTAPLKREPLTVYRILRAINPSPYMYYLKFDDVKLIGSSPEVMVRLEGTKSTVRPIAGTRKRGSGEEEDLALERELLSDEKEKAEHIMLVDLARNDLGKVCEKGSVKATRLMDVEKYSHVMHIVSNVEGTLEKGKDAFDLFKAAFPAGTVSGAPKIRAMEIIDELENTKRGPYAGAVGYFDFYGDLDTCITIRTILVKNKTAYVQAGGGIVLDSSPSKEYEESCNKARALIRALK from the coding sequence ATGTACTATCCAGATAAAAAAGACTTCCTGAAGCTGGCCAAAAAAGGCAATCTTATCCCGATATGCCGCAATATCATGGCCGATATCGAGACCCCGGTCTCGGCTTTTGCCAAGATAGAAGGCCGCTATTCGTTCCTCCTCGAAAGCGTCGAAGGGGGGCAGAATGTGGGCCGCTATTCATTCCTTGGCTGTGAGCCGTATATGCTCTTTCAGAGCAAGAATGATGAGATCAGGATAACGGCCTTTGATAAAAAAAAGCGGACCGAAGTGTTAAAAGGAGATCCTTTTGAAGTCCTAAAAAAACTGATGAAGGAACACAGGCCCATGAAAGTGGAAGGGCTTCCCCGGTTCCACGGCGGGGCGGTAGGATATATTGCATACGATGCCGTAAGGTTTATCGAAAACATACCCGACAAGAATCCGGATGACCTTGGCCTTGCCGATATCCAGCTCCTGTTCACCGATACGATAATCGCTTTTGACCATGTAAAACACATGATAAATGTGATATCAAATGCCAGGATAAAAAATGATCCTTCCGCTTCTTATGATCTGGCCGTGAAAAAGATAGAAGAGATCATCCGCAGGCTAAAAGCGCCGGTAAAATTAAAACAGCTTGAGCTCCCGGATGAGCCGCCGGAGTTCCGCCTGTCCTCCAATTTTACTAAGATCGAGTTTGAGCAAAATGTCGTAAAAGCAAAAGAGTATATCAAGGCAGGGGATATCATACAGGTAGTACCTTCTCAAAGGTTTACGGCGCCGCTTAAAAGAGAACCTCTTACCGTCTACAGGATCCTGCGCGCAATAAATCCCTCGCCGTACATGTACTATTTGAAGTTCGATGATGTAAAGCTTATCGGGTCCTCGCCCGAAGTCATGGTAAGACTGGAAGGAACAAAGTCCACCGTCCGTCCCATTGCCGGGACCCGCAAAAGAGGCTCCGGAGAAGAAGAGGACCTCGCCCTTGAAAGAGAGCTCTTGAGCGATGAAAAGGAAAAAGCGGAGCATATAATGCTGGTGGACCTGGCAAGGAACGATCTCGGAAAGGTTTGTGAAAAGGGCAGCGTTAAGGCCACCCGGCTAATGGATGTAGAAAAATATTCCCATGTCATGCATATAGTTTCGAATGTTGAAGGAACGCTCGAAAAAGGAAAAGACGCTTTTGACCTTTTTAAGGCCGCGTTCCCAGCAGGGACCGTGTCCGGCGCTCCAAAGATAAGGGCGATGGAGATAATCGATGAGCTGGAAAACACTAAACGCGGGCCGTACGCGGGAGCGGTGGGGTACTTTGATTTTTACGGCGACCTTGACACCTGCATTACGATCAGGACGATCCTGGTAAAAAATAAGACCGCTTATGTTCAGGCGGGGGGGGGGATCGTCCTTGATTCTTCGCCTTCAAAAGAATACGAGGAAAGCTGCAATAAGGCCAGGGCTCTTATCCGGGCGCTAAAATGA
- the rodA gene encoding rod shape-determining protein RodA produces the protein MINFRLLRNSDTALWICAALLVIIGFLSIYSSTFSMLSKKSTVFDDIRPDPFMFVERHLVSFLLGLAALLLFSYLDYSHFENTWLWFYGGMLLLLGAVAVAGSQTYGAQRWIGIGFFSLQPSEIAKLVMIFAVGRFISVRGGLKTLSDLLLLGILIGVPFLLIFKQPDLGTSLVLVAITYGMALTGAPSLAVVLALIAPLLSVVFCFHPVLWAVYLIALCGLLWVLKPGLWESCSVFGAGLAAGLLLPQLWNMLKGYQKERFLSFLNPGADPFGAGYHTIQSQIAIGSGGFFGSGFLRGTQTQLQFIPQQWTDFIFSAVGEEFGLIGTMLVLLLFLTIIWRALAIALGSRDLFGSLVAVGIASMYLFHVFVNIGMTLGMAPVVGIPLPLVSFGGTSLIMNLASIGVLQSISMRRVKLFF, from the coding sequence ATGATAAACTTCAGGCTACTCAGGAATTCTGATACCGCGCTGTGGATCTGCGCGGCGCTGCTTGTCATTATCGGTTTTCTGTCCATCTATTCCTCAACTTTTTCGATGCTTTCAAAAAAGAGCACGGTATTTGACGATATCAGGCCGGACCCTTTCATGTTCGTCGAGCGGCATCTGGTCTCTTTTCTGCTTGGCCTTGCGGCGCTGCTGCTCTTTTCCTATCTGGACTATTCGCACTTTGAGAACACCTGGCTCTGGTTCTATGGGGGGATGCTTCTTTTGCTGGGGGCTGTTGCTGTTGCAGGGTCGCAAACTTACGGGGCGCAAAGGTGGATCGGGATAGGCTTTTTCTCCCTTCAGCCTTCTGAGATAGCCAAATTGGTGATGATCTTTGCGGTGGGAAGGTTCATCAGCGTAAGAGGAGGCTTAAAGACCCTTTCCGACCTGCTCCTGCTGGGCATTTTGATAGGGGTCCCGTTCCTTCTCATCTTTAAGCAACCGGACCTGGGGACTTCCCTTGTCCTCGTGGCGATAACCTACGGCATGGCGCTGACCGGAGCTCCGTCCCTTGCAGTTGTTCTTGCTCTAATAGCGCCTTTGTTGAGCGTGGTCTTTTGCTTTCATCCCGTCCTGTGGGCTGTTTATCTTATTGCGCTCTGCGGGCTCCTGTGGGTGCTCAAACCCGGGCTCTGGGAAAGCTGCTCCGTTTTTGGCGCCGGCCTTGCGGCAGGGCTTCTTCTGCCGCAGCTGTGGAATATGCTCAAGGGATACCAGAAAGAAAGATTTCTTTCTTTTCTTAACCCGGGGGCGGACCCCTTTGGCGCAGGTTACCATACTATACAATCGCAGATAGCCATAGGCTCCGGCGGCTTTTTCGGCTCCGGATTCCTGCGGGGCACGCAGACCCAGCTGCAGTTCATTCCCCAGCAGTGGACCGATTTCATATTTTCGGCTGTCGGCGAGGAGTTCGGGCTTATCGGCACAATGCTGGTGCTTCTCCTTTTTCTAACTATCATCTGGAGGGCGCTTGCCATTGCCCTGGGATCCAGGGACCTCTTTGGCTCGCTCGTTGCAGTGGGGATAGCTTCGATGTACCTGTTCCATGTTTTTGTCAACATCGGCATGACGCTGGGGATGGCTCCCGTTGTCGGCATTCCTCTGCCGCTGGTCAGTTTTGGAGGGACCTCGCTAATTATGAACCTGGCCTCGATAGGCGTGCTTCAGAGCATTTCCATGCGCAGGGTCAAACTTTTCTTCTGA
- a CDS encoding LptA/OstA family protein — MNRTTQIAAAVFFAAAAALGLLYLILPDIDLMGDKRAEKVLEIYGTRAVGWSQGKKTFELTSSYGWANRFQDKACFEEVKDGSVFQDNKVVIKNIKTGRVEVNTSLKETSAFGGPGSAKRASALVDLKGKGDFSRFSFNSMKYDHRTERASFFGSPLVLGKDLTLSCTTLEVFYLEKRSRLMGNVLMKTKGTRKKNTAVRSSAAEVFNETGNISFFDGVSVIQKDKKAFCDLMSYDTSASRMVLTGNTKIVFKSAPLIKKERLKSLRNPETKKALESETELNCSSFDLSLESGNAVARGGVTVKQKGQQAKSDSALYNEDKETISLFGNVLLKRRDEWLKTKKVVVHLKGERFEAEGDVETLFKLKK, encoded by the coding sequence ATGAACAGGACCACACAGATCGCCGCCGCTGTTTTTTTTGCCGCTGCCGCGGCGCTGGGGCTTTTGTACCTTATCCTTCCGGACATAGACCTTATGGGCGACAAAAGAGCCGAAAAAGTGCTCGAGATCTACGGCACCAGGGCCGTGGGCTGGTCGCAGGGTAAAAAGACCTTTGAGCTTACCTCCTCATACGGCTGGGCCAACCGCTTTCAGGACAAGGCCTGTTTTGAAGAAGTTAAGGACGGCTCCGTATTTCAGGACAACAAGGTCGTGATCAAGAACATTAAGACGGGAAGGGTCGAGGTGAACACTTCGCTCAAAGAGACCTCCGCTTTTGGAGGCCCGGGCTCTGCAAAAAGGGCCTCCGCGCTCGTGGACCTTAAGGGCAAAGGGGATTTTTCCCGTTTTTCTTTTAACTCCATGAAGTATGACCACAGGACCGAAAGAGCCTCTTTTTTCGGCAGCCCTCTGGTCCTGGGAAAGGACCTCACGCTTTCCTGCACGACACTTGAAGTATTCTATCTTGAGAAGAGGTCCCGTCTAATGGGAAATGTCCTGATGAAGACAAAGGGAACAAGAAAGAAAAATACCGCTGTGCGCTCATCCGCAGCCGAGGTCTTTAACGAGACCGGCAATATCAGTTTTTTTGACGGTGTTTCTGTAATTCAAAAAGACAAAAAAGCTTTCTGCGACCTGATGAGCTACGACACTTCTGCCAGCAGGATGGTCCTGACGGGAAATACAAAGATCGTCTTTAAAAGCGCACCGCTCATAAAAAAAGAAAGGCTCAAAAGCCTAAGGAACCCCGAAACCAAAAAAGCGCTTGAGAGCGAGACCGAACTTAACTGTTCGTCCTTTGACCTCTCTCTTGAGAGCGGCAACGCAGTTGCCCGGGGCGGCGTTACCGTAAAGCAAAAGGGACAGCAGGCAAAGTCTGACAGCGCGCTTTACAATGAGGATAAAGAGACCATCTCGCTTTTTGGCAATGTGCTGTTAAAGCGCAGGGACGAATGGCTCAAGACAAAAAAGGTCGTGGTACATCTTAAGGGCGAGAGGTTCGAGGCCGAGGGCGATGTGGAAACACTTTTCAAACTTAAGAAATGA
- the gap gene encoding type I glyceraldehyde-3-phosphate dehydrogenase, with protein MAVKVGINGFGRIGRLVYMALVEKGVIGKEVEVAAVVDISTDAKYFAYQLKYDSVHGRFKADIKTEKSSPSAAQDDVLVVNGKKVKCVMATKEPSQLPWKELGVEVVLECTGLFTSSDKAKGHLDAGAKKVVISAPGKGEVKTIVMGVNDGEYDASKHHIVSNASCTTNCLAPLVHVLLKEGIGIETGLMTTIHAYTATQKTVDGPSKKDWRGGRAAAINIIPSSTGAAKAVGEVLPSTKGKLTGMSFRVPTADVSVVDLTFRSAKDTSIEEIDSLLKKASGSYLKGILGVAAEEVVSTDFIHDERSSIYDSLATLQNNLKGEKRFFKLVSWYDNEWGYSNRVVDLLVKMIGKGL; from the coding sequence ATGGCGGTTAAAGTCGGGATCAACGGGTTCGGGAGGATAGGAAGGCTGGTCTATATGGCCCTGGTGGAAAAGGGCGTGATCGGTAAAGAGGTCGAAGTGGCTGCTGTAGTCGATATAAGCACTGACGCAAAGTATTTTGCGTACCAGTTAAAGTATGACTCGGTGCACGGCAGGTTCAAGGCCGACATTAAGACCGAAAAAAGCAGCCCCTCGGCCGCCCAGGACGATGTTCTGGTGGTTAACGGTAAAAAGGTAAAATGCGTAATGGCCACCAAGGAGCCTTCACAGCTTCCCTGGAAAGAACTTGGAGTAGAGGTTGTGCTGGAATGCACAGGGCTTTTTACCAGCTCCGACAAGGCCAAGGGACATCTTGATGCAGGCGCAAAAAAGGTGGTAATTTCCGCTCCCGGCAAAGGAGAGGTAAAGACCATCGTCATGGGGGTAAATGACGGTGAATATGATGCTTCAAAGCATCACATCGTATCCAATGCCTCCTGCACCACCAACTGCCTTGCTCCTCTGGTGCATGTGCTTCTTAAAGAAGGCATCGGTATCGAAACAGGACTGATGACCACGATCCATGCTTACACAGCAACACAGAAGACAGTTGACGGTCCTTCCAAAAAGGACTGGAGAGGCGGAAGGGCTGCGGCCATCAACATCATTCCGTCCTCTACCGGTGCCGCAAAAGCGGTAGGAGAGGTCCTTCCCTCCACCAAAGGAAAGCTGACCGGAATGTCCTTCCGCGTGCCTACAGCCGATGTCTCGGTGGTTGACCTTACCTTCCGCTCGGCCAAGGACACCTCAATAGAGGAGATCGATTCTCTGCTTAAAAAGGCTTCCGGCTCATATCTCAAGGGCATCCTCGGGGTGGCCGCCGAAGAGGTCGTTTCAACGGACTTTATCCACGACGAGCGCTCTTCCATCTATGATTCTCTCGCTACCCTTCAGAACAATCTAAAGGGAGAAAAAAGGTTCTTCAAACTCGTGTCCTGGTACGACAACGAATGGGGCTATTCAAACAGGGTGGTTGACCTGCTTGTCAAGATGATAGGCAAGGGGCTGTAG
- a CDS encoding phosphoglycerate kinase, producing MKKSVADLKDSELKGKRVLVRVDFNVPRDKKTGAITDDRRIKEALPTIKYLAGKGAKVILVSHLGRPSGVTEELRLNAIGERLSSLLGKKVVKLDDCIGEEVENTVAKMAEGDVTLLENVRFYKEEEENDENFSKKLAALADVYVNDAFGTAHRAHASTEGVAHLLPGVCGFLIEKELKFLGGALSNPKKPFVAIIGGAKVSTKISVIKNLAKKVDVLIIGGGMIYTFLKAQGIEVGKSLVEAKFLDQAKLIWAELKGMEGLKLLVPVDDVVTSDISTDAPAKTVPAGQIPADMMGVDIGPDTIKLFKDAVKSAGTVVWNGPLGIFENPKFARGTIEIAKALAESKAVTIVGGGDSAAAVDKAGVADKITHISTGGGASLEFLEGKVLPGIAILQDK from the coding sequence ATGAAAAAATCCGTAGCAGACCTCAAAGACAGCGAACTTAAAGGCAAGAGGGTCCTTGTCAGGGTGGATTTTAATGTGCCCAGGGACAAAAAGACCGGAGCGATAACTGACGACCGCAGGATAAAGGAAGCCCTTCCCACCATAAAATACCTGGCGGGCAAAGGGGCAAAGGTGATCCTTGTGTCGCATCTTGGCAGGCCCAGCGGAGTTACGGAAGAACTGCGCCTCAATGCCATAGGCGAAAGGTTGAGCTCTCTGCTGGGGAAAAAGGTCGTTAAGCTTGACGACTGCATCGGCGAAGAAGTGGAGAACACCGTTGCAAAGATGGCCGAAGGCGATGTGACCCTTCTTGAGAATGTAAGGTTTTACAAGGAAGAGGAAGAAAACGACGAGAATTTTTCAAAAAAACTGGCGGCGCTGGCGGATGTCTATGTCAATGATGCTTTTGGCACCGCCCACAGGGCGCATGCTTCAACAGAGGGAGTTGCCCACCTGCTTCCCGGGGTCTGCGGGTTCCTTATAGAGAAGGAACTAAAATTCCTCGGCGGAGCGCTTTCAAATCCCAAAAAGCCGTTCGTTGCCATAATAGGCGGGGCCAAAGTGTCCACCAAGATAAGCGTCATCAAGAACCTGGCAAAAAAAGTTGATGTTCTCATCATAGGCGGAGGAATGATCTATACCTTTTTGAAGGCCCAGGGGATAGAGGTCGGCAAATCGCTTGTGGAGGCCAAGTTCCTTGACCAGGCCAAGCTCATCTGGGCCGAACTCAAGGGGATGGAAGGCTTAAAACTCCTGGTCCCGGTCGATGATGTTGTTACTTCTGACATTTCTACTGATGCACCCGCTAAGACCGTGCCGGCAGGACAGATCCCGGCCGACATGATGGGGGTTGATATAGGTCCCGATACGATAAAACTGTTTAAAGACGCGGTAAAGAGCGCCGGTACCGTGGTCTGGAACGGCCCTCTGGGTATTTTTGAGAACCCCAAGTTCGCAAGGGGCACGATAGAGATAGCAAAAGCCCTTGCGGAATCAAAGGCGGTCACTATAGTCGGGGGAGGGGACAGCGCAGCGGCAGTTGACAAAGCAGGAGTGGCGGATAAGATAACTCACATTTCTACAGGAGGCGGGGCATCGCTGGAATTTTTGGAAGGCAAGGTCCTTCCCGGTATCGCGATACTTCAGGACAAATAA
- a CDS encoding nucleoside-diphosphate kinase, with amino-acid sequence MANTKTLVIIKPDGIKKSLTGNILSRLSETKLRILGAKVMHVSRQLAEKHYAHLKDQPFFKNVVDYICGDVYDKPYRRVLALVYTGEDAVGKVRKLAGITNPEEADPSSIRGQYGRITSKGIFENVVHCSATPEEAEVEIKLWFEPDEIVEDIYPTEEVEVKVKKRVWKK; translated from the coding sequence ATGGCAAACACCAAGACCCTGGTCATCATCAAGCCGGACGGCATAAAAAAATCACTTACTGGGAACATTCTTTCCAGGCTGTCAGAAACCAAACTGCGCATCCTGGGGGCCAAAGTGATGCATGTAAGCCGGCAACTGGCTGAAAAACACTATGCGCATCTGAAAGACCAGCCTTTTTTCAAGAACGTGGTGGATTATATCTGCGGCGATGTTTATGATAAGCCGTACAGAAGGGTCCTTGCTCTTGTTTATACGGGCGAGGACGCCGTGGGCAAGGTCAGAAAACTTGCCGGCATAACTAATCCGGAAGAGGCAGATCCTTCGAGCATCAGGGGACAGTACGGCAGGATAACCTCAAAAGGGATCTTTGAGAATGTTGTGCATTGTTCCGCGACCCCCGAAGAAGCGGAGGTCGAGATAAAGCTCTGGTTTGAGCCGGATGAGATAGTTGAGGACATTTATCCGACGGAAGAAGTTGAGGTCAAAGTCAAGAAGAGAGTTTGGAAGAAATAG
- a CDS encoding ORF6N domain-containing protein gives MDIFPYCSLSAVFGLLFLWRENCCKYGDKEGFHMERAHGHEGCVEKHHSEALVPAEVIEKRILLIRKQKVMIDSDLAELYCVDTKQLVRQVNRNIKRFPNDFMFRLNKEESTNLRCQFGTSNWGGRRHLPYVFTEQGIAMLSSVLKSSRAIQVNIQIMRTFTRLREMLMHHQDLKRRIEEMEKKYDGQFKIVFDALRQMLHEKEKPKAKIGFLRD, from the coding sequence TTGGACATTTTCCCCTACTGCTCCCTGTCTGCAGTCTTCGGGCTGCTATTCCTGTGGCGCGAAAATTGCTGTAAATACGGGGATAAGGAGGGTTTTCATATGGAACGAGCTCACGGACATGAGGGATGTGTTGAAAAACACCACAGTGAGGCCTTGGTTCCCGCAGAAGTCATTGAAAAGAGGATTCTATTGATAAGGAAACAAAAAGTTATGATAGATTCTGATCTTGCAGAATTATACTGCGTTGATACTAAACAGCTTGTCAGACAGGTGAATAGGAATATCAAACGATTTCCGAATGACTTCATGTTCCGGCTTAACAAAGAAGAGTCCACAAACTTGAGGTGCCAATTTGGCACCTCAAACTGGGGAGGCAGAAGACACCTGCCATATGTCTTCACAGAACAGGGAATTGCCATGTTATCGAGTGTGCTAAAGAGTTCTCGGGCGATCCAAGTCAACATTCAGATCATGCGAACTTTTACAAGACTGCGCGAAATGCTCATGCATCACCAGGACTTAAAAAGGAGGATCGAAGAAATGGAAAAGAAGTACGACGGTCAATTCAAGATCGTTTTTGATGCCTTGAGGCAAATGCTGCATGAAAAAGAAAAACCCAAAGCCAAGATCGGGTTTTTAAGGGATTAA
- a CDS encoding YbhB/YbcL family Raf kinase inhibitor-like protein — MKKMLPGALALAIIMLSTTAFALTKETFKLSSSAFEDGEVIDLQYAGPGIKGGGNISLPLTWEGAPNDTVSFSISMVDLTDNNLIHWAVLNIPSWVTNISRAASPWYMPYACSELRNAFGTIGYAGPDPEKGSGPHVYEITLYALNRTIDIKGNPSFEDIRHHVFGAVMGKASIRGKFENK, encoded by the coding sequence ATGAAAAAAATGCTTCCGGGCGCTCTTGCGCTTGCCATTATAATGCTCAGCACAACTGCCTTTGCCTTAACCAAAGAAACCTTTAAGCTGTCTTCTTCCGCCTTTGAGGACGGAGAAGTTATTGACCTTCAATACGCCGGCCCCGGGATAAAAGGAGGAGGGAATATCTCGCTGCCTCTGACCTGGGAAGGCGCACCCAATGATACCGTTTCCTTTTCTATCTCTATGGTGGACCTGACAGATAATAACCTCATCCACTGGGCGGTACTTAACATCCCCTCCTGGGTAACCAACATAAGCAGAGCGGCGTCTCCCTGGTACATGCCATACGCCTGCTCGGAGCTGCGCAACGCCTTCGGCACCATCGGCTATGCCGGACCGGACCCGGAAAAGGGCTCGGGCCCTCATGTTTATGAGATCACACTGTACGCCCTTAACAGAACAATAGACATAAAGGGCAACCCCTCGTTTGAAGACATAAGGCACCACGTTTTTGGCGCAGTGATGGGCAAAGCGTCTATACGGGGAAAGTTCGAGAATAAGTGA